In a genomic window of Lonchura striata isolate bLonStr1 chromosome 4, bLonStr1.mat, whole genome shotgun sequence:
- the S100P gene encoding protein S100-P, which translates to MSQLETAMGMTIAVFDQYARTDGNRQTLSKAELKTLLEKELPNFLASGKDKNAIDKVFKNLDENGDSQVDFKEFVIFVAALTCCCHKYFERNAAK; encoded by the exons ATGTCTCAGCTGGAAACTGCAATGGGAATGACCATTGCTGTCTTTGACCAGTATGCAAGGACTGATGGCAACAGGCAAACCCTCAGCAAAGCAGAGCTAAAGACTCTGCTGGAAAAGGAGCTCCCAAATTTCCTTGCG tctGGGAAGGACAAGAATGCTATTGATAAAGTCTTCAAGAACCTGGATGAAAATGGAGATTCCCAAGTGGACTTCAAAGAATTTGTCATCTTTGTGGCAGCTCTGACTTGCTGCTGTCACAAATATTTTGAGCGGAATGCAGCCAAATAG